In Paenibacillus sp. BIC5C1, a genomic segment contains:
- a CDS encoding S-layer homology domain-containing protein has product MRKNHFISSLLAASLLTTPLWATQANAAVSFTDIDKSYAKDAIVELQNEGIITGFSNGQFNPSGMITRQDFAILIAKTLKLDVTNNVPPNPKFTDIPVTSYAYASVEAVYQAGIFKGMGSGEFGSGKALSRQDMVVTLMRAMGTDVTGKADSLTFKDSASISEYAKDAVGAALEAGFIIGDQNNMFKPVLQADRQAAALTASRLLQTIKETTGPQPEPVPTPTPTPTPEVIPTPVPTPAPSTSSNNGGTSSGGSSDSGNMNPSVPADTTAPTVDVSKFRIIDNYNGTWDQVQGDPGAVSEEGAVVTFYRWTDANMNGVVDEGELNEGISLAKSKSDGSLALTKLDNLSPGDYKYVITAKDSAGNESTKDASHVLAFTLVNGEMPADVPTIGSSNFGFDSSNAKTKYLQIQYGNNPFSLNYDVGEEFVDGTIEYWTDAFQFSIDDFYQIDGENYIIDSSQISDDGHTLKLKVNVEPGTPIILQLGNKMNETRGQYDLIIRVDADGDGLAKSVYEETGKLFVKFDIFG; this is encoded by the coding sequence TTGAGAAAAAATCATTTCATCAGCTCGCTTCTCGCGGCATCCTTGTTGACAACACCTTTGTGGGCGACACAGGCTAACGCTGCAGTATCATTTACCGATATCGATAAATCCTATGCCAAGGATGCCATAGTAGAGTTGCAAAACGAAGGGATTATCACTGGATTCAGTAATGGGCAATTTAATCCGTCCGGCATGATTACGAGACAGGATTTTGCCATCCTGATTGCCAAGACGTTAAAGCTGGATGTAACCAATAACGTCCCACCCAATCCGAAATTTACAGATATTCCTGTGACCAGCTATGCCTATGCTTCTGTCGAAGCGGTATATCAAGCAGGTATATTTAAAGGCATGGGAAGCGGGGAATTCGGGAGCGGTAAGGCATTATCCAGACAGGATATGGTCGTAACTCTAATGAGAGCGATGGGAACAGACGTAACAGGCAAAGCTGATTCATTAACGTTCAAGGACAGCGCAAGCATCTCGGAGTATGCGAAAGATGCAGTTGGAGCGGCACTCGAGGCGGGATTCATTATCGGCGATCAAAATAACATGTTTAAACCGGTGTTGCAAGCGGATCGTCAAGCTGCGGCACTGACGGCTTCTCGATTGCTGCAAACGATAAAAGAAACTACAGGTCCACAACCTGAACCAGTGCCGACACCAACTCCAACACCAACACCAGAGGTAATACCAACGCCCGTGCCTACGCCGGCTCCATCTACCAGTTCGAATAATGGCGGGACCTCATCAGGTGGAAGTAGCGACAGCGGGAACATGAATCCATCTGTACCTGCGGATACAACAGCACCGACGGTGGATGTAAGCAAATTTAGAATTATCGACAATTACAACGGAACCTGGGATCAAGTTCAGGGAGATCCCGGAGCAGTCAGTGAAGAAGGAGCGGTTGTAACTTTCTATAGATGGACTGATGCGAATATGAATGGAGTCGTGGATGAAGGAGAGCTGAATGAAGGAATTTCCCTTGCCAAAAGCAAATCCGATGGCTCACTTGCGCTTACCAAGTTGGATAATTTGAGTCCAGGAGACTACAAATATGTGATTACCGCCAAGGATTCAGCAGGTAACGAGTCGACTAAGGACGCATCACATGTGCTGGCATTTACGCTGGTGAACGGAGAGATGCCAGCAGATGTGCCGACTATAGGGTCTAGTAATTTTGGCTTCGACTCAAGCAACGCTAAAACCAAGTATCTTCAAATTCAATATGGAAATAATCCATTTTCTCTAAACTACGATGTAGGAGAAGAATTTGTGGATGGCACCATCGAGTATTGGACTGATGCGTTCCAGTTTAGCATAGATGATTTTTACCAAATTGATGGTGAGAATTATATAATAGATAGCAGTCAGATCAGTGATGATGGCCATACGCTTAAACTTAAAGTAAATGTAGAACCCGGCACACCTATTATTTTGCAATTGGGAAATAAGATGAATGAGACAAGAGGTCAATATGATTTGATCATTCGTGTAGATGCTGACGGCGATGGGTTAGCCAAATCTGTATATGAAGAAACCGGGAAGCTATTCGTTAAATTTGATATTTTTGGATAA
- a CDS encoding glycoside hydrolase family 88/105 protein, with the protein MTTYFSEPQSMYYRFGEDQDQVLKVLAERYIGANAQANFVYRVFQKSGILQNEKGLYDLNLSKRFPDAQKGQISYAAALVWGDEDRNLDVLIRCYGPVRFYFNEKLVYRSTVMDEINLDATVKLGIDIKPGWNTLLLEMKYTPAGFGCQFGSDEGKVRILNVLSPFQEREGQAGWVYSKPVSSEDSHPEWNLLESEEDHRLEWLPDTQWSEEKQTQPTLKRMYGHLPGQQAYAWTKLINRDSSECPICLSGQSFGPLNIWLNGVSAVQLKDASPFEVNIPASYGRNDLLIRSECSDTAEPWNFVINATVNGEQLELELPQRVHGASGESWLYLGPFESEDVEPDLQDLMRTDRVFKGKVLNDNPEETGSKQAREERIYWRLDRPEAWIRPYYENAMLSNKWTVGNVTNYGRWDYPLGVTVYGLLQTGRYLQRPDINRYASEHVRLCTRMDEYSLWDREQYGFPAVNQQLVMMKMLDNCGSFGSAMLEAYSECQEPTFLPIAERIADFMLTRLERQEDGAFYRECIGEFAENTMWADDLYMSTPFLVRYARLTGNNSALDEAARQFLLYRKYLYMPEFKIMSHVYDFKYGQATQIPWGRGNGWTLFSLSEVLEALPAEHPDRPALISFFNELCEGYQALQGEGGLWHQVLNDSETYQEASCTAMFAYGFARGVRFGWLYQPARYIEAAERAWNGLTRKAIDRQGNVHGVCSGSRYAFTAEYYNKDLLTVTNDNHGIGIMMLAGTEVAKMKKHLVQPKVPSTAVTQS; encoded by the coding sequence ATGACAACGTATTTCAGTGAACCGCAGAGCATGTATTATCGATTCGGAGAAGATCAGGATCAGGTGCTGAAGGTGCTGGCAGAGAGATATATAGGTGCCAACGCGCAGGCCAATTTTGTATATCGCGTATTTCAGAAGTCTGGTATTTTGCAAAATGAGAAGGGTCTGTATGATCTGAATTTGAGTAAACGTTTCCCTGATGCACAGAAAGGTCAGATTTCCTATGCCGCAGCGCTGGTCTGGGGGGATGAAGATCGAAATCTGGATGTGCTGATCCGCTGTTATGGACCAGTTCGCTTCTATTTTAATGAGAAATTGGTGTATCGCTCCACGGTCATGGATGAGATCAACCTGGATGCAACCGTTAAACTGGGAATCGACATTAAGCCGGGATGGAATACGTTGCTGCTGGAGATGAAGTATACACCTGCGGGTTTTGGATGCCAATTTGGCTCGGACGAGGGGAAAGTGCGTATTCTGAATGTGCTCTCTCCTTTCCAGGAGAGAGAGGGGCAGGCCGGATGGGTGTATTCCAAACCTGTAAGCTCGGAGGACAGTCATCCGGAATGGAATTTGCTCGAGTCAGAAGAAGATCACAGATTGGAGTGGCTCCCTGATACGCAATGGTCAGAGGAAAAGCAGACGCAACCGACACTTAAACGAATGTACGGACATCTTCCTGGTCAGCAAGCCTATGCGTGGACAAAGTTGATTAACAGAGATTCAAGCGAATGCCCGATCTGTTTGTCTGGTCAATCTTTCGGGCCACTGAATATATGGCTGAACGGCGTATCGGCGGTGCAATTAAAGGACGCGAGTCCGTTCGAGGTGAACATACCCGCATCTTATGGACGGAATGACCTGTTGATTCGCAGTGAATGTAGCGATACGGCTGAGCCATGGAATTTCGTAATAAATGCAACGGTGAATGGAGAGCAGCTGGAACTGGAGCTTCCCCAACGTGTGCACGGAGCTTCTGGGGAGTCGTGGCTATATCTAGGCCCTTTTGAATCGGAGGACGTCGAACCTGATTTGCAGGATCTAATGCGCACTGATCGTGTGTTTAAAGGAAAGGTATTAAACGATAATCCAGAAGAAACGGGAAGCAAACAAGCACGGGAGGAACGCATATATTGGAGATTGGACAGACCGGAAGCGTGGATACGCCCCTATTATGAAAATGCAATGCTCAGTAACAAATGGACAGTAGGCAATGTGACCAACTATGGTCGATGGGATTATCCATTAGGTGTCACCGTATATGGTCTGTTACAGACTGGACGTTATTTGCAGCGGCCAGATATTAACCGTTATGCGTCCGAACACGTGCGGTTGTGTACCCGCATGGATGAGTACTCATTATGGGATCGGGAGCAGTATGGTTTCCCGGCGGTTAACCAGCAGCTGGTTATGATGAAAATGCTGGATAACTGTGGTTCTTTTGGCTCCGCGATGTTGGAAGCCTATTCCGAATGTCAGGAGCCGACGTTCTTGCCTATTGCCGAACGGATTGCAGATTTTATGCTGACCCGCTTGGAGCGACAGGAGGATGGTGCATTTTACCGTGAGTGTATCGGTGAATTTGCCGAGAATACGATGTGGGCAGACGACCTTTATATGAGCACACCGTTTCTTGTGCGTTATGCCCGACTGACGGGGAACAATTCAGCACTGGACGAAGCCGCTAGACAATTTTTATTGTATCGGAAGTATCTGTACATGCCTGAATTCAAGATCATGTCCCACGTATATGATTTCAAATATGGACAAGCGACACAGATTCCGTGGGGACGGGGAAATGGCTGGACGCTCTTTTCGTTGTCTGAGGTATTGGAAGCTTTGCCAGCAGAGCATCCAGATCGTCCTGCTTTAATTTCCTTTTTCAATGAATTATGTGAAGGATATCAAGCTCTGCAAGGAGAGGGCGGATTGTGGCATCAGGTATTAAATGATTCGGAAACATACCAGGAAGCCTCCTGCACAGCAATGTTTGCTTATGGTTTTGCACGGGGAGTACGTTTTGGTTGGTTATATCAACCTGCACGTTACATTGAAGCGGCTGAGCGGGCATGGAACGGATTAACTCGTAAAGCAATTGACCGTCAGGGTAATGTACATGGTGTATGCAGTGGCTCAAGATATGCCTTTACCGCAGAATATTACAATAAGGACCTGCTCACGGTAACGAATGACAATCACGGTATTGGCATTATGATGCTGGCAGGAACAGAAGTGGCGAAGATGAAGAAACATCTGGTCCAGCCTAAGGTGCCATCAACTGCTGTGACGCAATCCTGA
- a CDS encoding carbohydrate ABC transporter permease — protein sequence MSTTQVSQAQPERVTARRVKRRYAHNGAALLFLAPWLVGLLFLTLGPMLVSLYISFTDYSILAAPSWVGLDNYTTMFTSDKLFIQSLKVTFTYVAVSVPIKLIFALLVAMLLNKGIRGLGIYRTVYYIPTLLGGSVAIAMLWRKMLGGDGLLNGVLAMVGIKAPDWVANPKYALYSIVLLSVWQFGSSMIIFLAGLKQIPPEYDEASAVDGAGPLRRFFYITLPILSPVIFFNLVMQLITSFQSFTQAFVISNGSGGPVNSTLMYSLYLYKKGFSFFQMGYASAMAWVLVILIGVFTLLVFRSSKLWVHYEDGGKS from the coding sequence ATGAGTACAACACAGGTCAGTCAAGCACAACCCGAGCGTGTAACTGCCCGGCGGGTGAAACGGAGATATGCTCATAATGGAGCAGCGCTTCTGTTTCTGGCACCATGGCTGGTTGGTTTATTGTTTCTGACACTTGGGCCCATGCTCGTTTCCTTATACATTTCGTTCACCGACTACAGTATCCTGGCCGCCCCTTCCTGGGTCGGTCTGGATAACTACACCACGATGTTTACATCGGATAAACTGTTTATTCAATCGCTCAAAGTCACATTTACGTATGTTGCCGTATCCGTACCGATCAAGCTAATTTTCGCCCTGCTGGTGGCGATGCTGTTGAACAAAGGCATTCGTGGGCTTGGCATTTACCGTACAGTGTATTACATCCCAACCCTTCTTGGGGGCAGTGTGGCGATTGCGATGCTGTGGCGCAAAATGCTGGGCGGTGACGGTCTGCTCAATGGGGTACTTGCCATGGTCGGCATTAAGGCACCCGATTGGGTCGCCAACCCGAAATATGCCCTGTATTCAATAGTACTGTTGTCGGTATGGCAGTTCGGATCCTCGATGATTATTTTCCTGGCAGGCTTGAAGCAGATTCCACCTGAGTATGACGAAGCTTCCGCCGTAGATGGAGCAGGCCCACTTCGGAGATTCTTTTATATCACACTACCGATTCTGTCGCCGGTTATCTTTTTCAATCTCGTGATGCAGCTGATTACCTCCTTCCAGTCATTTACTCAGGCTTTTGTCATCAGTAACGGCAGCGGGGGACCTGTCAATTCAACATTAATGTACTCTCTATACCTGTACAAAAAAGGGTTCTCGTTCTTCCAGATGGGTTATGCATCCGCAATGGCCTGGGTGTTGGTGATCCTGATCGGTGTCTTTACATTGCTGGTATTCCGCAGCAGCAAGCTGTGGGTTCATTATGAGGATGGTGGAAAATCATGA
- a CDS encoding histidine kinase, protein MRKRRLSVFLNHKLQQSKLSTLMVTCFIAFNLLLVSVIVWLAYQSFSAVTFTEISKARLALLNESTRRGFDFITGVTGTAYSLASNRELSNLLETKGTGRLTQIHQRREVSKILDHTVVVSEGITSVELYTDAFNGVTVTLADRIYSVDTIAGDSWFAALEQADAAWVPLRENESGQSLIGYAQRIFDSRGGTVAYVLIRLSRADIVRRFADMPMVLDGQVLLVDTAGNVVMQMGDGDARVTSGEESSFINGASKRVSSINASIKASSEAFAADESKPVVDSAWIQEHVEHGEDGFEVVSGKSGGAQLVLYSRPAMLQWRLVQTIPVHTLLSPVRQAGWQVLGIAVLGLLFSVVLAYLFVRRIVRPLRQLIKRMRQLEKGDFNTRVQLSFTEEYAHLAYGFNHMASKLTELMDQVKEESRAKREAQTGLLEAQIKPHFLYNTLDMIHWRALDYEAKDISRMIVQLSKLLRIGLSGGRLFIRVRDELEHARCYVSIQSERLPFSIDYHEQIDPRVRGCYIPKIILQPFIENAVMHGHPREGKLSIQVDMREMDGIDPPSKIIICIKDNGKGLPEGWKLEGTTGIGIRNVHQRIQLYCGAGYGVDLCAGDLGGVEVTITLPRIETEEQLNLWLGGENE, encoded by the coding sequence ATGCGGAAAAGAAGATTATCTGTATTCCTAAATCATAAGCTGCAACAAAGCAAGCTCTCCACGTTGATGGTGACTTGCTTTATTGCGTTTAACCTGCTGCTCGTCTCGGTTATTGTCTGGCTGGCATACCAGTCGTTCTCTGCCGTCACGTTTACCGAGATCAGCAAAGCACGACTTGCTCTTCTGAATGAGAGTACACGCCGAGGGTTTGATTTTATTACAGGAGTGACAGGCACGGCTTATTCTTTGGCGAGCAACCGTGAGCTGTCGAATCTGCTGGAAACGAAGGGGACGGGAAGGCTGACGCAGATCCACCAGCGGCGTGAGGTGTCCAAAATACTGGATCATACAGTGGTAGTCAGTGAAGGTATTACCTCAGTGGAGCTGTATACGGATGCCTTCAACGGTGTCACGGTCACGCTGGCCGACCGCATCTATTCAGTGGATACGATTGCAGGTGATTCATGGTTTGCTGCATTGGAGCAGGCGGATGCGGCCTGGGTACCTCTGCGGGAAAACGAATCAGGCCAATCGCTAATCGGATACGCCCAGCGAATCTTTGACAGCCGGGGTGGGACGGTAGCCTACGTGCTTATTCGCCTGAGTCGCGCCGATATTGTACGAAGATTTGCGGATATGCCGATGGTGCTGGATGGACAGGTGCTGTTGGTGGATACCGCAGGCAACGTCGTTATGCAGATGGGCGATGGCGATGCGAGGGTAACATCCGGTGAAGAATCAAGCTTTATTAATGGAGCTTCAAAACGTGTTTCTTCTATTAATGCTTCTATTAAAGCATCTTCCGAAGCATTTGCTGCAGACGAAAGCAAACCTGTAGTAGACAGTGCATGGATTCAGGAGCATGTTGAACACGGGGAAGATGGATTTGAAGTGGTTTCCGGCAAGTCGGGTGGAGCCCAACTTGTTCTGTACTCAAGACCTGCTATGCTTCAATGGCGTCTGGTACAGACCATCCCTGTTCACACACTATTATCTCCTGTGAGGCAGGCCGGATGGCAGGTCCTTGGAATAGCTGTGCTGGGGTTACTATTTTCAGTGGTACTTGCGTATCTGTTCGTCAGGCGGATTGTTCGTCCTTTACGTCAGCTGATCAAGCGGATGAGGCAACTGGAGAAGGGGGATTTCAATACCCGGGTTCAGCTTTCGTTTACCGAGGAATATGCCCATTTGGCGTATGGGTTTAACCACATGGCTTCAAAACTGACGGAGTTGATGGATCAGGTGAAGGAAGAGAGCCGTGCGAAGCGTGAAGCCCAGACTGGTTTATTGGAGGCGCAAATCAAACCTCATTTTTTGTACAACACACTCGACATGATCCACTGGCGTGCTCTCGATTATGAGGCCAAGGACATCAGCCGCATGATTGTGCAACTCAGCAAACTGCTGCGTATCGGATTGAGCGGTGGCCGACTATTCATCCGGGTACGGGATGAGTTGGAGCATGCTCGTTGTTACGTCAGCATTCAGTCGGAGCGGCTGCCGTTCTCTATTGATTATCATGAACAGATTGATCCGAGAGTGCGAGGCTGTTACATTCCCAAAATCATTTTGCAGCCCTTTATCGAAAATGCGGTCATGCATGGGCATCCGAGAGAAGGAAAACTCAGCATACAGGTGGATATGCGAGAAATGGATGGCATCGATCCACCATCCAAAATCATCATTTGCATAAAGGATAACGGAAAGGGCTTGCCTGAGGGTTGGAAGCTGGAGGGAACGACTGGCATTGGGATACGAAACGTACATCAACGCATTCAACTATATTGTGGCGCAGGGTACGGCGTTGATCTATGCGCAGGTGATTTAGGCGGAGTAGAAGTGACCATTACGCTGCCGCGTATTGAGACGGAAGAACAATTAAACTTATGGCTGGGCGGTGAAAATGAATGA
- a CDS encoding methyl-accepting chemotaxis protein yields MSILESLVNAMPFVRQMFRDDVSISINDHEKVLYFAEAKSLEIGVKVGDELHEDYKDFKMLINKDTRTVARMPGDLQGRPFDAILIPIKENDQVVGILGVNYALDNHLTLETLIRENEATIHALVGGIQQIAAHSEELSATSEEILRNSKKASENSINVTKVTNVIREVSEQTNLLGLNAMIEAARVGDLGSGFGVVASEVRKLSDHTKQAAADIESSLGSVQVSIKHMEQEIGQITTATVDQAGLVNEFMESIEQLSETSSNLKAFVQKMLALE; encoded by the coding sequence TTGAGTATTCTTGAATCTCTGGTTAACGCTATGCCTTTTGTAAGACAGATGTTTCGTGATGATGTATCCATATCCATTAATGATCATGAGAAAGTTCTGTATTTTGCCGAAGCCAAAAGTCTGGAGATCGGTGTAAAGGTCGGGGACGAGCTGCATGAGGATTATAAGGATTTTAAAATGCTGATTAACAAGGACACACGTACCGTGGCCCGCATGCCCGGTGATCTGCAAGGCAGACCCTTCGATGCCATCCTGATTCCAATTAAGGAAAACGATCAGGTTGTGGGCATACTCGGTGTGAACTACGCACTGGATAACCACCTCACGCTGGAAACGCTGATTAGGGAAAATGAAGCGACCATTCATGCACTAGTTGGTGGGATTCAGCAGATTGCGGCACATTCGGAAGAACTATCCGCGACTTCAGAAGAGATCTTGCGCAATTCCAAAAAAGCCTCGGAGAACTCCATCAATGTGACCAAAGTGACAAACGTCATCCGTGAAGTATCCGAACAAACCAACCTGCTTGGCTTAAATGCCATGATTGAAGCGGCTCGTGTCGGGGATCTAGGAAGCGGCTTCGGTGTCGTTGCCAGCGAGGTTCGCAAGCTGTCCGATCACACCAAACAAGCAGCAGCCGATATCGAGTCTTCCCTTGGCAGCGTTCAAGTTTCCATTAAACATATGGAACAGGAGATCGGTCAGATTACTACAGCAACGGTGGATCAGGCTGGGCTGGTAAACGAGTTTATGGAAAGTATTGAACAGCTTAGTGAAACTAGTTCGAATCTGAAAGCATTTGTGCAAAAGATGCTGGCACTGGAATAA
- a CDS encoding carbohydrate ABC transporter permease: MIGQRNSTAWVVAKHVLISVIAFVMLYPVLWMLGSSFKPGHMIFTETWFWPREWNWQNYINGWTGIQGNPFSRFLTNSVVLSLGAVLGNVISCSMAAYAFARLNFRFKAICFGLMLMTIMLPHHVTLIPQYILFNHLEWVNTYLPLVVPKWLATDAFFIFLMVQFFRGLPKELDEAATIDGCGPVRIYTKIIIPLAFPALVTTMIFTFLWTWDDFFSQLIYLSDVSKYTVPLGLRLFLDSSSQSDWGPMFAMSVLSLVPCFIVFIVCQKYFVEGIATSGLKG; this comes from the coding sequence ATGATTGGACAACGAAATTCTACTGCGTGGGTAGTCGCCAAACATGTACTGATCTCGGTCATTGCCTTTGTCATGCTGTACCCGGTGCTCTGGATGCTGGGCAGTTCATTCAAACCGGGACATATGATTTTCACCGAAACCTGGTTCTGGCCGCGAGAATGGAACTGGCAAAATTACATCAATGGCTGGACGGGGATTCAGGGAAATCCCTTCTCACGCTTTCTGACCAACTCGGTCGTCCTGTCGCTGGGCGCTGTGCTTGGCAATGTTATCTCTTGCTCGATGGCGGCATATGCCTTTGCCAGATTGAATTTTCGGTTCAAAGCGATTTGCTTTGGCTTAATGCTGATGACGATCATGCTGCCACACCATGTGACGCTGATCCCTCAATATATTCTGTTTAACCATCTGGAATGGGTAAATACGTATCTGCCGCTGGTAGTGCCGAAATGGCTTGCGACTGATGCCTTCTTCATTTTCCTGATGGTCCAGTTCTTCCGGGGACTGCCTAAAGAGTTGGATGAAGCGGCGACGATTGATGGATGTGGTCCAGTACGAATTTACACCAAAATTATCATTCCGCTGGCCTTTCCGGCGCTGGTGACGACGATGATCTTTACCTTTTTGTGGACATGGGATGACTTCTTCAGCCAGTTGATCTATCTGAGTGATGTCAGCAAATATACAGTGCCGCTGGGCTTGCGCCTGTTCCTTGATTCCAGTTCCCAATCCGATTGGGGACCGATGTTTGCGATGTCAGTGCTGTCACTGGTGCCTTGTTTTATCGTATTTATCGTGTGTCAAAAGTATTTCGTGGAAGGAATCGCGACCTCTGGGCTCAAAGGGTAA
- a CDS encoding ABC transporter substrate-binding protein — MLNTKKWVTLFCLSLLMFATACSGGSSVPSASSNEGEDGGTSGKIELRMTWWGSQTRHDLTTKVIKLFEEKHPGITIKPEYSGWDGYFDKLTTQVAGSNAPDIIQMDYAFLTDFARRGALLDLTPYSESKELRTEDHDKSMLKAGSIDDKLYAITLGVNAPGVIYDATVFQELGIEEPQESWTWKDFSDVAAKIAAEKGDGFYGSADVSGTTNMFEVFIRQTGKGLFDGGTLTATSEELQQWFDMWGALRENGGATSAEVTASTTNALETRPISLGTAAMDFAWSNQLLTFQQVNKNQDHKLGIQVLPHGVNEKQIGEYLKAGQFLSGYAKTKHPKEVAMFIDFMVNDPEATAILGSERGVPVNASIREKMQPTLPEAEQAIFQFIDVVSKNSSEIDPPYPQGFSEVDTSFKSASEQIAFGQGNTPDVIAQFIEGAKATLASSQ; from the coding sequence ATGCTGAATACCAAAAAGTGGGTAACCCTGTTCTGCCTATCCCTGTTAATGTTCGCTACAGCCTGTTCCGGAGGATCATCAGTACCGTCTGCCTCATCCAATGAAGGTGAAGATGGGGGTACTTCCGGCAAAATTGAACTTCGTATGACCTGGTGGGGATCACAGACTCGCCACGATCTTACGACCAAAGTGATTAAGCTATTTGAAGAGAAACACCCTGGCATTACCATCAAGCCGGAATATTCCGGTTGGGACGGATACTTTGACAAGCTGACCACACAGGTAGCCGGTTCAAATGCACCGGATATCATACAGATGGATTACGCTTTTCTAACCGACTTTGCCCGGCGTGGTGCATTGCTTGATCTGACCCCATACTCAGAGAGCAAAGAGCTGCGCACAGAGGATCATGACAAGAGTATGCTCAAAGCCGGATCGATTGACGATAAATTATACGCGATTACATTGGGTGTAAATGCGCCAGGTGTAATCTATGATGCGACCGTGTTCCAGGAGCTTGGGATCGAGGAGCCGCAGGAAAGCTGGACTTGGAAGGATTTTAGCGATGTCGCGGCCAAGATTGCAGCAGAGAAGGGAGACGGTTTCTACGGTTCGGCGGATGTATCTGGAACCACGAACATGTTTGAGGTATTTATCCGACAAACAGGCAAGGGATTATTTGATGGTGGGACGTTGACAGCAACCAGTGAGGAGCTTCAGCAATGGTTTGACATGTGGGGGGCGCTTCGTGAGAACGGAGGTGCTACCTCTGCAGAAGTGACAGCTTCGACTACGAATGCACTGGAGACACGCCCGATCTCGCTTGGTACAGCCGCTATGGATTTTGCCTGGTCTAATCAATTGCTGACATTCCAGCAGGTGAACAAAAACCAGGATCATAAGCTTGGCATACAAGTACTTCCGCACGGTGTGAATGAAAAGCAAATCGGTGAATACCTGAAAGCAGGTCAGTTCCTATCCGGTTATGCCAAAACAAAACATCCGAAGGAAGTGGCGATGTTTATCGACTTCATGGTCAATGATCCCGAAGCAACCGCTATTCTCGGCTCGGAGCGCGGAGTACCGGTCAATGCCAGCATCCGTGAGAAGATGCAGCCTACGCTGCCGGAAGCGGAGCAAGCCATCTTCCAATTTATCGATGTGGTATCGAAAAACTCCAGTGAAATTGATCCGCCATACCCGCAGGGATTTTCCGAAGTGGATACCAGCTTCAAGAGTGCAAGCGAGCAGATTGCCTTTGGCCAAGGCAACACACCGGATGTAATTGCCCAGTTCATTGAAGGTGCCAAGGCGACACTTGCATCAAGTCAATAA
- a CDS encoding endonuclease/exonuclease/phosphatase family protein has product MKILTLNTHAWAEEDQLNKISQLADFINTHQFDVISMQEVNQSIQEAALSAEELKHYFATESDAVIKKDNYAYVLLTQLTETYYWTWIPAHVGFSKYDEGLAILSRTPITQAFGEYVSHMRDYDNYRTRKIVGVQTELQGEATWFVNGHYNWWDDEQEPFKGQWELTESKLAPYMDQPLYLMGDFNNVAEVRGEGYDYMMSKGWNDLYTTAVQKDDGATVVKAIAGWADNKRDLRIDYIFSNRPVQAKSSTVVLNGKNGPVVSDHYGVAVEI; this is encoded by the coding sequence ATGAAAATACTTACGTTAAATACGCACGCTTGGGCAGAAGAAGACCAACTGAACAAGATCAGTCAGCTGGCTGATTTTATCAATACACACCAATTTGATGTGATCTCCATGCAGGAGGTCAACCAATCCATACAAGAAGCAGCGCTGTCCGCGGAGGAACTGAAACATTACTTTGCCACGGAATCGGATGCTGTGATCAAAAAAGACAACTACGCTTACGTTTTGCTTACGCAACTGACCGAGACCTATTACTGGACATGGATTCCGGCCCATGTTGGTTTCAGCAAATACGATGAAGGGCTCGCCATCCTGAGCCGGACGCCGATCACACAGGCTTTTGGTGAGTATGTATCCCACATGCGAGATTACGACAACTACCGGACACGCAAAATTGTAGGTGTTCAGACTGAATTGCAAGGCGAAGCAACCTGGTTTGTGAATGGACACTATAACTGGTGGGATGATGAACAAGAGCCTTTCAAGGGGCAGTGGGAACTGACCGAGAGCAAGCTTGCTCCATATATGGACCAACCGCTCTATTTAATGGGCGATTTCAATAATGTCGCGGAAGTACGAGGGGAAGGCTACGATTATATGATGAGCAAGGGCTGGAATGACCTGTACACGACGGCTGTGCAAAAGGATGACGGTGCAACCGTGGTCAAAGCCATTGCCGGCTGGGCAGATAACAAACGTGATCTCCGTATAGATTATATTTTCTCGAATCGTCCGGTACAGGCGAAGTCTTCGACGGTAGTTCTCAACGGAAAAAATGGCCCTGTGGTCTCTGACCATTACGGCGTAGCTGTCGAAATTTAA